A genomic region of Raphanus sativus cultivar WK10039 chromosome 6, ASM80110v3, whole genome shotgun sequence contains the following coding sequences:
- the LOC108809355 gene encoding protein NRT1/ PTR FAMILY 5.6-like yields the protein MEHKKIGAEHRDSYDDQQKWVLDSSFDSKGHVPLRARTGAWKAAFFIIAIEFSERLSYYGLATNLVVYLTTILHQDLKTAIRNTNYWAGVTTLMPLLGGFVADAYLGRYTTVLVATTIYLMGLVLLTISWFIPGLKPCHQEVCVEPRKAHEIAFFIAIYLISIGTGGHKPSLESFGADQFDEGHAEERKMKMSYFNWWSAGLCAGILMAVTVIVFIEDRVGWGVSSIILTAVMTISLLIFLVGKPFYRYRKPLGSPLTPMLQVFVAAISKRKLPYPSDPFLLHEVSKAEFSNGRLLSHTTHVKFLDKAAIIEDNTLQKKQSPWRLATLTRVEETKLIINMIPIWLSVLVFGICAAQASTFFIKQATVTDRHITRKNSFTIPPASIYCLTAITLIMYVTVYDKLLIPFLRRNTQNQRGINILQRVGIGMFFAVITMIIAALVEKKRLDLLTEQNRPMSVFWLAPQFIVLGVAEGFTLVGLQEYFYDQVPDSMRSLGIAFYLSVLGAGSFLNNLLITVVDSLADDFSGKRWFGKNLNTSRLDWFYWLLAGLTAANICVFMIVAKRFPYKSVQSSQVLADSSVSVA from the exons ATGGAGCATAAAAAGATTGGTGCGGAACATCGAGATTCGTACGATGATCAACAGAAATGGGTTCTTGATTCTTCTTTCGACAGCAAAGGACATGTTCCTCTCCGGGCTCGAACCGGCGCTTGGAAAGCTGCTTTCTTCATCATCG CAATCGAGTTCAGCGAGAGATTGAGTTACTATGGGTTAGCTACGAACTTAGTGGTCTACCTAACAACAATTCTCCACCAAGATCTGAAGACGGCTATAAGAAATACAAACTACTGGGCCGGTGTCACAACTTTGATGCCTCTTCTTGGTGGTTTTGTAGCAGATGCTTATCTGGGCCGTTACACCACTGTCTTGGTTGCAACCACCATTTACCTTATG GGTTTGGTTTTGTTAACGATATCTTGGTTCATACCGGGCTTGAAACCTTGTCATCAAGAAGTGTGCGTTGAACCTAGGAAAGCACACGAAATAGCCTTCTTCATTGCCATATACTTGATCTCCATAGGGACTGGAGGTCATAAGCCTTCCCTTGAGAGCTTTGGTGCTGACCAGTTCGACGAAGGCCATGCTGAGGAAAGAAAGATGAAGATGTCTTACTTCAACTGGTGGAGCGCTGGTCTATGTGCCGGCATTCTAATGGCCGTGACTGTTATTGTCTTTATCGAAGACCGGGTTGGTTGGGGTGTTTCCAGCATCATACTCACTGCAGTCATGACTATATCACTTCTCATCTTCCTTGTAGGGAAACCATTCTATCGTTACCGGAAACCTTTGGGTAGCCCTTTGACGCCAATGTTGCAGGTCTTTGTTGCCGCCATTTCCAAAAGAAAGCTTCCGTATCCCTCAGATCCTTTTCTGCTTCACGAAGTTTCCAAGGCAGAGTTTAGTAATGGGCGGCTTCTCTCCCACACAACACATGTCAA ATTTCTTGACAAGGCAGCAATAATCGAGGACAACACTCTCCAGAAGAAACAGAGTCCATGGAGGCTGGCAACGTTAACAAGAGTAGAGGAGACGAAGCTGATCATCAACATGATCCCCATATGGCTCTCCGTGCTGGTCTTTGGCATCTGTGCTGCACAAGCTTCGACTTTTTTCATCAAACAAGCAACCGTCACAGACAGACACATCACACGTAAAAACAGCTTCACAATCCCTCCAGCATCCATTTACTGTCTCACAGCTATCACATTGATCATGTACGTCACCGTCTATGATAAACTCCTTATTCCTTTCCTAAGACGCAACACACAGAACCAAAGAGGCATCAATATTCTCCAAAGGGTCGGGATCGGTATGTTTTTCGCTGTCATCACAATGATCATTGCAGCTCTTGTTGAGAAAAAACGACTTGACCTCCTTACCGAACAGAATAGACCCATGAGTGTGTTTTGGCTTGCTCCTCAGTTCATAGTTCTTGGCGTTGCAGAGGGGTTCACACTGGTTGGACTTCAAGAGTACTTCTACGACCAAGTCCCCGATTCAATGAGAAGCTTAGGTATAGCGTTTTACCTAAGCGTGCTAGGCGCAGGTAGCTTCCTTAACAATCTACTGATCACGGTTGTTGATTCTCTAGCGGATGATTTCTCGGGCAAGCGTTGGTTCGGTAAGAACTTGAACACTAGCCGGTTGGACTGGTTCTACTGGTTGCTAGCTGGTCTAACCGCTGCTAATATATGCGTCTTTATGATTGTGGCAAAGAGATTTCCTTACAAAAGCGTGCAGTCAAGCCAAGTCTTAGCTGATTCGTCCGTGTCCGTTgcctaa
- the LOC108809563 gene encoding copper transporter 4, which produces MLTSKSNVVVEAWNTTATTQTQVETPHRPSLIHPTFYWSYNCEVLFHGWPGSSRSMYALALIFVFALAFLAEWFTRCSDAAASIKPEADKAAKVAFRTAMYAVKSCFSYLVILAVVSFNGGVFISAILGHAFGFVVFRGRALRKVGRVDG; this is translated from the coding sequence ATGTTGACAAGTAAAAGCAACGTCGTAGTAGAGGCATGGAACACCACAGCCACAACGCAAACGCAGGTAGAGACGCCGCATAGACCGTCACTAATACACCCAACTTTTTATTGGAGTTATAACTGCGAAGTGCTTTTCCATGGATGGCCTGGCTCTAGCCGTTCGATGTATGCTCTTGCACTTATATTCGTCTTCGCTTTGGCGTTTTTAGCTGAGTGGTTTACTCGGTGCTCTGACGCTGCGGCTTCCATCAAACCGGAGGCTGATAAGGCTGCCAAGGTGGCCTTTCGTACGGCTATGTATGCGGTCAAGTCTTGCTTTAGCTACCTTGTGATCCTAGCCGTTGTTTCGTTCAATGGTGGCGTTTTCATCTCCGCTATTTTGGGGCATGCTTTTGGTTTTGTCGTTTTTCGTGGCCGGGCGCTTCGGAAGGTGGGTCGGGTTGACGGGTAA